A DNA window from Streptomyces parvus contains the following coding sequences:
- the ngcE gene encoding N-acetylglucosamine/diacetylchitobiose ABC transporter substrate-binding protein, translating to MGSTSAHNNEGLGRRDLIKRSAALGLIAVPTMSFLSACASGDSSSDDKVEKGEKSDKNPLAVNGSAPLEIVIFDGGFGTKYAEDAKAVYEKTYPEAKVKFSATQKIQSVLQPRFNGGTPPDLIDNSGAQQMDMGVLVGKKQLTDLTPLLDAPSIDDPAKKVRDTLRPGIVEMGQFDGDPVWIMYYAYTVYGVWYSQTALEKLDATYPENWDDMLALCAKAKKQGIAGWTYPGKHPYYLPFSLYPFIAKIGGSEVLDAIDNLEPKAWEHPAVKAAFEAYYELVAKDYILKGTPGLDHRGSQGAWARGKALFIPNGSWVENEEAAIIPKDFKLSVGAPSSLDSSDKMPFGTIWASGGEPFIVPSKAKNVEGGMEQLRIMLSEASSKSFTASTKSLSAFNGGTDGIELSDGLKSGVAALEKAGTNVVNPRLQDWYVKLQKEQIGVAALGEMMAGRAKPAETIKKIQAFADATAKDQSIKHFKHQ from the coding sequence ATGGGATCCACCTCCGCCCACAACAATGAGGGCCTTGGCCGTCGCGATCTGATCAAGCGTTCTGCCGCACTCGGCCTGATCGCTGTTCCGACGATGAGCTTCCTGTCCGCCTGCGCGAGCGGCGACAGCAGCAGCGACGACAAGGTCGAAAAGGGCGAAAAGAGCGACAAGAACCCGCTGGCCGTCAACGGCAGCGCCCCGCTGGAGATCGTCATCTTCGACGGCGGCTTCGGTACCAAGTACGCCGAGGACGCCAAGGCCGTCTACGAGAAGACCTACCCCGAGGCGAAGGTCAAGTTCTCGGCCACGCAGAAGATCCAGTCGGTTCTTCAGCCGCGGTTCAACGGTGGCACCCCGCCGGACCTGATCGACAACTCCGGGGCCCAGCAGATGGACATGGGCGTCCTGGTCGGCAAGAAGCAGCTCACCGACCTGACCCCGCTCCTCGACGCCCCCTCCATCGACGACCCCGCCAAGAAGGTCCGCGACACCCTGCGGCCCGGCATCGTCGAGATGGGCCAGTTCGACGGCGACCCGGTCTGGATCATGTACTACGCGTACACGGTCTACGGCGTCTGGTACTCGCAGACCGCGCTGGAGAAGCTCGACGCCACGTACCCGGAGAACTGGGACGACATGCTCGCGCTCTGCGCGAAGGCGAAGAAGCAGGGCATTGCCGGCTGGACCTACCCCGGCAAGCACCCGTACTACCTCCCCTTCTCGCTGTACCCCTTCATCGCCAAGATCGGCGGCAGTGAGGTCCTCGACGCGATCGACAACCTGGAGCCGAAGGCCTGGGAGCACCCCGCGGTCAAGGCGGCCTTCGAGGCGTACTACGAGCTCGTCGCCAAGGACTACATCCTCAAGGGCACCCCCGGCCTGGACCACCGCGGTTCGCAGGGCGCCTGGGCCCGCGGCAAGGCGCTGTTCATCCCGAACGGCTCCTGGGTGGAGAACGAGGAAGCGGCGATCATCCCCAAGGACTTCAAGCTGTCCGTGGGCGCTCCCTCCAGCCTCGACTCCTCCGACAAGATGCCCTTCGGCACCATCTGGGCGTCCGGCGGCGAGCCGTTCATCGTCCCGAGCAAGGCGAAGAACGTCGAGGGCGGTATGGAGCAGCTGCGCATCATGCTCAGCGAGGCCTCCTCCAAGTCCTTCACCGCCAGCACGAAGTCGCTGTCCGCCTTCAACGGCGGCACGGACGGCATCGAGCTGTCGGACGGCCTCAAGTCCGGTGTCGCCGCGCTGGAGAAGGCCGGCACCAACGTGGTCAACCCGCGCCTGCAGGACTGGTACGTGAAGCTCCAGAAGGAGCAGATCGGTGTCGCCGCGCTCGGCGAGATGATGGCGGGCCGCGCCAAGCCGGCCGAGACCATCAAGAAGATCCAGGCCTTCGCCGACGCGACCGCCAAGGACCAGTCCATCAAGCACTTCAAGCACCAGTGA
- a CDS encoding carbohydrate ABC transporter permease encodes MQHGKYRFIVGFLVVPMTLYVIFVIWPFIQSIYYSFTDWTGLSPDFKMVGFDNYTKMLDDDVFWKSLQHSVLLAVLLPLVTLGLALFFAFMLNVGGRRRKGAAISGVRGSGFYKIAYFFPQVLSIAIVAILFQFAFDPAQGMINGTLKAVGFNDVPDWLGDPQLALWVIMAVLVWCTTGFFVVLFSAGMASIPKDFYEAALLDGASRFTTFFRITLPLLWDTVQSGWVYMGILALGAEGFAIVHIMSVGPGGPDYSTTVLPLYVYQSAFRDGQAGYATTIGVALLLVTLAFAAIVMRVGRRERLEF; translated from the coding sequence ATGCAACACGGTAAATACCGGTTCATAGTCGGGTTCTTGGTGGTCCCGATGACGTTGTACGTCATCTTCGTCATCTGGCCCTTCATCCAGTCCATCTACTACTCGTTCACGGACTGGACGGGTCTGAGCCCCGACTTCAAGATGGTCGGGTTCGACAACTACACCAAGATGCTCGACGACGACGTCTTCTGGAAATCGCTGCAGCACAGTGTGCTGCTGGCGGTGCTGCTCCCGCTGGTGACGCTGGGCCTCGCGCTCTTCTTCGCCTTCATGCTCAACGTCGGCGGGCGGCGCCGCAAGGGCGCCGCCATCAGCGGCGTACGGGGCTCGGGGTTCTACAAGATCGCGTACTTCTTCCCGCAGGTGCTCTCGATCGCGATCGTGGCCATCCTGTTCCAGTTCGCTTTCGACCCGGCCCAGGGCATGATCAACGGCACGCTCAAGGCCGTGGGCTTCAACGACGTACCGGACTGGCTGGGCGATCCGCAGCTGGCCCTGTGGGTCATCATGGCGGTCCTCGTCTGGTGCACCACCGGCTTCTTCGTGGTGCTGTTCTCCGCGGGCATGGCCTCCATCCCCAAGGACTTCTACGAGGCGGCCCTGCTGGACGGCGCGAGCCGCTTCACGACCTTCTTCCGGATCACGCTGCCCCTGCTGTGGGACACGGTCCAGTCCGGCTGGGTCTACATGGGCATCCTGGCGCTCGGCGCCGAGGGCTTCGCCATCGTCCACATCATGAGCGTCGGTCCCGGCGGGCCCGACTACTCGACCACCGTCCTGCCGCTGTACGTCTACCAGTCGGCGTTCCGTGACGGACAGGCGGGCTACGCGACCACGATCGGTGTCGCCCTGCTCCTCGTGACGCTGGCGTTCGCCGCCATCGTCATGCGGGTGGGCCGGCGCGAGCGGCTGGAGTTCTGA
- a CDS encoding histidine phosphatase family protein, translating to MGELILIRHGETEWSRSGQHTSWTDLPLTDVGERQARALVPLLADRTIGLTLVSPSIRARRTAELAGLPAPRVTPELREWDYGGYEGITTREIRRTRPFWNLWTDGVDPGSDEHPGESPAQIGQRADQVLAGVRSAAEEVADEEDIALVAHSHFLRVLTARYLGLTPAEGRLFQLATGAVSRLGTEHGRPVVAALNVALPESLQPE from the coding sequence ATGGGCGAGCTGATCCTCATCCGGCACGGCGAGACCGAATGGTCCCGTTCCGGGCAGCACACGAGCTGGACCGACCTCCCCCTCACCGACGTCGGGGAGCGCCAGGCCCGCGCACTCGTCCCGCTGCTGGCCGACCGCACCATCGGCCTCACCCTCGTCAGCCCCTCGATCCGGGCCCGCCGCACCGCCGAACTGGCCGGACTCCCCGCCCCCCGGGTCACCCCCGAGCTGCGGGAGTGGGACTACGGCGGGTACGAGGGCATCACCACCCGGGAGATCCGCCGCACCCGCCCCTTCTGGAACCTGTGGACCGACGGCGTCGACCCCGGCTCCGACGAGCACCCCGGCGAGAGCCCCGCCCAGATCGGGCAGCGGGCCGACCAGGTGCTCGCGGGCGTCCGGTCGGCCGCCGAGGAGGTCGCGGACGAGGAGGACATCGCGCTCGTCGCGCACTCGCACTTCCTGCGCGTCCTCACCGCCCGCTACCTCGGCCTGACCCCGGCCGAGGGGCGGCTCTTCCAGCTCGCCACCGGCGCCGTCTCCCGCCTCGGCACCGAACACGGCCGTCCGGTCGTCGCCGCGCTCAACGTCGCCCTGCCCGAGAGCCTCCAGCCGGAGTGA
- a CDS encoding GH92 family glycosyl hydrolase, which produces MQPPRGLNHGSDTAPHAVPRPAPRRRRTPTAAALAASLALVVIAPAVATAQPSSPDRKPSGDRTFTTSFEADEKQPDWRNTVEEGPDGKKRSSGVDGGFSSGIPGNVTDRVTEVRASAENTAGGEVKENLVDVEPGSKWLTFAKTGWVEFDLDEPAKVVTYALTSANDHAERDPKNWTLKGSADGKEWTDLDTRTGETFAKRHETKTYDFAGGTAYRHFRLEITANGGADALQLADVQFSNGDTSVPVPEEMRSQPDRGPSGSPTAKSGAGFTGKKALRYAGTHTPDGRAYSYNKIFDVNTAVTKDTELSYLVYPQMGETDLNYPATHVAVDLAFTDGTYLSELKATDSHGGLLTPQGQADAKRLYVNQWNKVAARLGTVAAGKTVDRILVAYDSPKGKAKFQGWIDDIAIAPKKPEKRKAHLSDYALTTRGTNSSGGFSRGNNIPATAVPHGFNFWTPVTNAGSLSWLYDYHRGNNADNLPTLQAFGASHEPSPWMGDRQTFQLMPSAASGTPDASRTARALPFRHENETAKPHYYGVTFENGLKAEMTPTDHAARMRFTYPGKDASLIFDNVSNAGGITLDPGTSSFSGYTDVKSGLSTGATRMFVHGVFDAPVTDSGKLKGGGGDDVTGFFRFDAGKDRTVNLRLATSLIGVDQAKQNLAMEIPESTSFERVQRKAQGAWDDILGTVEVEGANADQLTTLYSSLYRLYLYPNSGHEKVKGKNRYASPFSKATGENTPTRTGAKIVDGEVYVNNGFWDTYRTTWPAYSFFSPKKAGKLVDGFVQHYKDGGWTSRWSSPGYADLMTGTSSDVAFADAYVKGVTFDAEAAYDAALKNATVAPPSSGVGRKGLETSVFTGYADTATHEGLSWSLEGYVNDYGIARMGQELYRKTKKARYKEESEYFMNRAQKYVKLFDDKAGFFQGKKPGGDWRLPSDQYDPRVWGYDYTETNGWGYAFTAPQDSRGLANLYGGRAGLGKKLDTYFSTPETAGPEFVGSYGGVIHEMTEARDVRMGQYGHSNQVAHHATYMYNAASQPYKTQEKVREVLGRLYIGSEIGQGIHGDEDNGEQSAWFLFSSLGFYPLVMGSGEYAIGSPLFKKVTVRTDNGRKLVVKAPKNSDKNIYVQGVKVNGKKWTSTALPHDVLAKGGTLEFDMGPKPSAWGTGKDAAPVSVQKDDKVPTPKGDALKGGGALFDDTSATSATVESVELPVSSATKGVQYTLTSAAADKAPKGWTLQGSTDGKEWKDVDRRSGQSFAWDKQTRVFSVAKPGSYTKYRLVLTGSATLAEVELLS; this is translated from the coding sequence ATGCAGCCACCACGCGGCCTCAACCACGGCTCCGACACAGCCCCTCACGCGGTCCCCCGCCCGGCTCCCCGCCGGAGACGGACCCCCACAGCAGCCGCCCTGGCGGCATCCCTCGCCCTGGTGGTGATCGCCCCCGCGGTCGCCACCGCGCAGCCCTCCTCGCCGGACCGGAAGCCGTCCGGCGACCGGACGTTCACCACCTCCTTCGAGGCGGACGAGAAGCAGCCGGACTGGCGCAACACCGTCGAGGAGGGCCCCGACGGCAAGAAGCGGTCCTCCGGTGTCGACGGGGGCTTCTCCTCCGGCATACCGGGCAATGTCACCGACCGGGTGACGGAGGTGCGCGCGAGCGCCGAGAACACCGCGGGCGGCGAGGTGAAGGAGAACCTCGTCGACGTCGAGCCCGGCTCCAAGTGGCTGACGTTCGCGAAGACCGGCTGGGTCGAGTTCGATCTGGACGAACCCGCCAAGGTCGTGACATACGCGCTCACTTCGGCCAACGACCACGCCGAACGCGATCCGAAGAACTGGACGCTCAAGGGCTCGGCCGACGGCAAGGAGTGGACCGACCTCGACACCCGCACCGGCGAGACCTTCGCCAAGCGGCACGAGACGAAGACGTACGACTTCGCGGGCGGCACCGCCTACCGGCACTTCCGCCTGGAGATCACGGCGAACGGCGGTGCGGACGCGCTCCAGCTCGCCGACGTTCAGTTCTCGAACGGTGACACCTCCGTCCCGGTGCCCGAGGAGATGCGCAGCCAGCCCGACCGCGGCCCCTCCGGCTCCCCCACCGCCAAATCGGGTGCGGGATTCACCGGAAAGAAGGCACTGCGTTACGCGGGTACGCACACGCCCGACGGACGCGCGTACTCGTACAACAAGATCTTCGACGTGAACACGGCCGTCACCAAGGACACCGAGCTGTCCTACCTCGTCTATCCGCAGATGGGCGAGACGGACCTGAACTACCCGGCCACACACGTCGCGGTGGACCTCGCCTTCACCGACGGCACCTACCTGAGCGAGCTGAAGGCCACCGACAGCCACGGTGGGCTGCTGACCCCGCAGGGCCAGGCCGATGCCAAGCGCCTCTACGTCAACCAGTGGAACAAGGTCGCCGCCCGGCTCGGCACGGTCGCCGCGGGCAAGACGGTCGACCGGATCCTGGTGGCGTACGACTCCCCCAAGGGGAAGGCGAAGTTCCAGGGCTGGATCGACGACATCGCGATCGCCCCGAAGAAGCCCGAGAAGCGCAAGGCGCATCTGTCGGACTACGCGCTGACGACCCGCGGCACCAACTCCAGCGGCGGCTTCTCGCGCGGCAACAACATTCCGGCCACCGCGGTCCCGCATGGCTTCAACTTCTGGACGCCGGTGACGAACGCCGGTTCGCTGAGCTGGCTGTACGACTACCACCGGGGCAACAACGCGGACAACCTCCCCACGCTCCAGGCCTTCGGCGCGAGCCATGAGCCGAGCCCGTGGATGGGCGACCGGCAGACCTTCCAGCTGATGCCGTCGGCCGCGAGCGGCACCCCGGACGCGTCCCGGACCGCCCGCGCCCTGCCGTTCCGGCACGAGAACGAGACGGCGAAGCCGCACTACTACGGCGTCACGTTCGAGAACGGCCTCAAGGCCGAGATGACGCCGACCGACCACGCGGCGCGGATGCGGTTCACCTATCCGGGCAAGGACGCCAGCCTGATCTTCGACAACGTCTCGAACGCCGGCGGCATCACACTGGACCCCGGGACCAGCTCGTTCTCCGGTTACACGGACGTCAAGAGCGGTCTGTCCACCGGCGCGACCCGGATGTTCGTCCACGGCGTCTTCGACGCGCCGGTCACCGACAGCGGCAAGCTGAAGGGCGGCGGGGGCGACGACGTCACCGGGTTCTTCCGCTTCGACGCGGGCAAGGACCGTACGGTCAACCTGCGGCTGGCCACGTCGCTGATCGGCGTCGACCAGGCGAAGCAGAACCTGGCGATGGAGATCCCGGAGTCCACCTCGTTCGAGCGTGTGCAGCGCAAGGCGCAGGGCGCCTGGGACGACATCCTGGGGACGGTCGAGGTCGAGGGCGCCAACGCCGACCAGCTGACGACGCTCTACTCCAGCCTCTACCGGCTCTACCTCTACCCGAACTCCGGCCACGAGAAGGTGAAGGGCAAGAACCGCTACGCCAGCCCCTTCTCCAAGGCGACCGGCGAGAACACCCCGACCCGGACCGGCGCGAAGATCGTCGACGGCGAGGTGTACGTCAACAACGGCTTCTGGGACACCTACCGCACGACGTGGCCCGCCTACTCCTTCTTCTCCCCGAAGAAGGCCGGGAAGCTGGTGGACGGCTTCGTGCAGCACTACAAGGACGGCGGCTGGACCTCGCGCTGGTCCTCCCCCGGCTACGCGGACCTGATGACCGGCACCAGCTCGGACGTGGCGTTCGCCGACGCGTACGTCAAGGGCGTCACGTTCGACGCCGAGGCGGCCTACGACGCGGCGCTCAAGAACGCCACCGTGGCCCCGCCGTCCTCGGGCGTCGGCCGCAAGGGCCTGGAGACCTCGGTCTTCACCGGCTACGCCGACACCGCCACCCACGAGGGGCTGTCCTGGTCCCTGGAGGGTTACGTCAACGACTACGGCATCGCCCGCATGGGCCAGGAGCTGTACAGGAAGACGAAGAAGGCGCGGTACAAGGAAGAGTCCGAGTACTTCATGAACCGGGCGCAGAAGTACGTCAAGCTCTTCGACGACAAGGCCGGGTTCTTCCAGGGCAAGAAGCCTGGCGGCGACTGGCGCCTGCCCTCCGACCAGTACGACCCGCGCGTCTGGGGCTACGACTACACCGAGACCAACGGCTGGGGCTACGCCTTCACCGCCCCGCAGGACAGCCGGGGCCTGGCCAACCTGTACGGCGGCCGCGCGGGTCTGGGCAAGAAGCTGGACACGTACTTCTCGACCCCGGAGACGGCGGGCCCGGAGTTCGTCGGCAGCTACGGCGGGGTCATCCACGAGATGACCGAGGCGCGTGACGTGCGGATGGGCCAGTACGGGCACAGCAACCAGGTCGCCCACCACGCCACGTACATGTACAACGCGGCCTCGCAGCCGTACAAGACGCAGGAGAAGGTCCGCGAGGTACTGGGCCGGCTGTACATCGGCAGCGAGATCGGGCAGGGCATCCACGGCGACGAGGACAACGGCGAGCAGTCGGCCTGGTTCCTCTTCTCCTCGCTCGGCTTCTACCCGCTGGTGATGGGCAGCGGGGAGTACGCGATCGGCTCGCCGCTCTTCAAGAAGGTCACCGTCCGCACGGACAACGGCCGCAAGCTGGTCGTGAAGGCCCCGAAGAACAGCGACAAGAACATCTACGTGCAGGGCGTGAAGGTCAACGGCAAGAAGTGGACCTCCACGGCGCTCCCCCACGACGTGCTGGCCAAGGGGGGCACGCTGGAGTTCGACATGGGCCCGAAGCCGTCGGCCTGGGGCACGGGCAAGGACGCGGCCCCGGTCTCGGTGCAGAAGGACGACAAGGTCCCGACGCCCAAGGGCGACGCGCTGAAGGGTGGCGGCGCGCTGTTCGACGACACCTCGGCCACGTCGGCGACGGTGGAGTCGGTGGAGCTGCCGGTGTCCTCGGCCACGAAGGGTGTTCAGTACACGCTGACCTCGGCGGCGGCGGACAAGGCCCCGAAGGGGTGGACGCTCCAGGGTTCGACGGACGGCAAGGAGTGGAAGGACGTCGACCGCCGCTCCGGCCAGTCGTTCGCCTGGGACAAGCAGACCCGCGTGTTCTCGGTGGCGAAGCCCGGCTCGTACACGAAGTACCGGCTGGTGCTGACGGGTTCGGCGACGCTCGCGGAGGTGGAGCTGCTCTCCTGA
- a CDS encoding carbohydrate ABC transporter permease gives MKTTDTPPSGPSGTPSDADAAKVPAQRTGTVSKGSSAPVKSSEGHVLNVFSHGMLILWAIMVVLPLFWAVMSSFKTDSDIFNTPWSLPSSLNFDSWGRAWSQAHMSEYFLNTILVVGGSLVGTLVLGSMAAYVLARFEFPGNRFIYFLFVGGMSFPIMLALVPLFYVMDNMGLLNTIHGLIAVYIAYSLPFTVFFLTSFFRTLPTSVAEASIIDGASHTRTFFQVMLPMAKPGLISVGIFNFLGQWNQYMLPTVLNTDPEKRVLAQGLVELAASQGYKGDYSGLFAGLVIAMLPVLAAYIIFQRQVVSGLTAGALK, from the coding sequence ATGAAGACCACTGACACCCCTCCGTCCGGGCCCTCCGGAACCCCGTCCGACGCCGACGCGGCCAAGGTCCCGGCCCAGCGCACCGGCACGGTCTCCAAGGGCTCGTCGGCCCCCGTGAAGAGCAGCGAGGGCCACGTCCTCAACGTCTTCTCGCACGGGATGCTCATCCTGTGGGCGATCATGGTCGTCCTGCCGCTGTTCTGGGCGGTGATGTCCTCGTTCAAGACCGACTCGGACATCTTCAACACTCCGTGGTCGCTGCCCAGTTCGCTGAACTTCGACAGCTGGGGCCGGGCCTGGAGCCAGGCCCATATGAGCGAGTACTTCCTGAACACCATCCTGGTGGTGGGCGGGTCGCTCGTCGGCACCCTGGTCCTCGGGTCCATGGCCGCCTATGTGCTCGCCCGCTTCGAGTTCCCCGGGAACCGCTTCATCTACTTCTTGTTCGTCGGCGGCATGAGCTTCCCGATCATGCTGGCGCTGGTCCCGCTGTTCTACGTCATGGACAACATGGGGCTGCTGAACACGATCCACGGCCTGATCGCCGTGTACATCGCGTACTCGCTGCCGTTCACCGTGTTCTTCCTGACCTCGTTCTTCCGTACGCTGCCGACCTCGGTGGCGGAAGCGTCGATCATCGACGGGGCCTCGCACACCCGCACGTTCTTCCAGGTCATGCTGCCGATGGCCAAGCCCGGCCTGATCAGCGTCGGGATCTTCAACTTCCTCGGGCAGTGGAACCAGTACATGCTGCCGACGGTGCTGAACACCGACCCGGAGAAGCGGGTGCTGGCCCAGGGCCTGGTGGAGCTGGCCGCCAGCCAGGGCTACAAGGGCGACTACTCCGGCCTCTTCGCCGGTCTGGTGATCGCGATGCTGCCCGTGCTGGCCGCGTACATCATCTTCCAGCGCCAGGTCGTCTCCGGTCTGACGGCGGGCGCGCTGAAGTAG